The DNA sequence TCGGATGAAAAAAGGAATCGGCGCAGCGACCCTTACTTATGCACAGGATATTCACAGGCGTTCATTAGGGTCAAAAGCCAACATAAACAGGATTAGGACAATAAGTTATCAACAAAGTCATTTTATGGCAGAAACCCTAATACATCAAGGCTAGAACGTATTAATATATTTAGTTATACACAGGGCGACAGCGATTAATGTGCATAACTAAAGAGGTTGGGGATGATTTGAGTTATCCCCAACCAAAGTAGCTGCTGGCGGCAAAGAAAGCTGAAAAATAATAAACAGGATGAGAATCAATTTTCAAGCAAAAAAATTGATTCTGCGGATTTTGTGAAAAAACAAGAGAACATCATGTAGCTAGATTATTCAAATTATTAGTGAAATAGTAAAGTAATAGAAAGCATTAGAAAAATCGTTTCTGAAAAAAAAGGGTGTTAGAATAACAACTTGAAAGAAAGCAAGTTTACGCTGAAAAAAATAGTAGTACCGGAAGGGATCAAATAGCAAAGACAACATGATCGAACATAAAAGTTCCACGTGGAACATCGGTTGTAAATAAACCTGCACAGGATTTGAGGATATATTCAAGGGGTAATCAATAAATGTTCCACGTGAAACTATTGAAGACTGTAGAGGGAATTGCAACCAAACAAGAACTATAATAATAATTACATCATGATCGGAAATGGTAATTATTTTTAGAGACAGATTTTCACGGTGCCCAAATTTGTTTACGGATAATTATTCATCCAAAATACAGCACAGAACTATAATCCAACCTGAACGAGGGAGGGTGTAATAAAGCCTGGATGCGAAATATTTGGATGATCTGTCCCAAAGCACATATCATAATTGAGGAAATTATACATTTTAATGCCGAAAACATAATGATGAACAACCGTGCTCGGAAAGTCCGCAATCCGGAATGAATGTTTCACGTGAAACATTCAATTTGACGTTGAGATGTCAACTAATCCCGTTGGAAAGGGCATTATAGCTATTATTACCTGAATATGTTAAAATGTACGAGTGCAAATTGTAGGTTCAGTAAAGGAGCTATCATGAAAATAAAGGAAAAGTTAAAAATTCTTCCTCACTTCATAAAGGCTGACAAGATTAAGGTTCCTTTCCTGATTATCATGTTCTTATTGCTGGTGATCGTTGTTTTGACGTTCATTGCAGATTGGAAAATCGGAATTGGAATTACGCTCTTATGGGTTGGAATTGTTGGATTCATCAGTTATTCTTCGGAATATTTGATTGATGAGACAACTCAATACATATCTGACTTATCTTATCGAATCAAAAAAGGTGAACAAGAGGCTTTAATTAAAATGCCTATTGGGATACTTCTATATAATAAGCAAGAAGAAATCCAATGGATGAACCCATATTTAATAAAGTATTTTGGTAAGAAAGATACACTGGGAAGAAAGCTGAATGTGGTGGACGAGGAATTATATCAGCTTTTTAAAGAATCGCAGGATTATGTGATCCGTCGTGTGAAGTGGGGAAATCATTATTTTGATATGATCATTCAAGAGGATATTGGCGTCATTTATTTGATGGATATAACAGAATATGCCAAAATCGAAGAAAAGTACAAAGACGAAAAATTTGTTTTTGGGAATATCATTGTCGACAATTATGACGAGGCTGTCCAATCCATGAACGATCGTAAGCGATCAAATGTGAATAACTACTTGACAAACCAACTCACAAATTGGGCAAACATGAATAATGTCTTTTTGAAACGAGTGGATGATGACCGCTTTATAGCATTGACCAATATGCGTGCATTAAAGAAAATAGAAGAAAACAATTTTGATATCATAAATCAAATAAGAGAAAGAACCTACAAGCAGAATTTTCCGTTGACATTAAGCATGGGTTTCTCATACGAGAAAACTTTTGAGCAGACCAATTTTAAAGAAGTCGCCAAAATGGCGCAGTCGAACATTGATTTAGCCTTGGCAAGAGGTGGCGATCAAGTTGTTGTGAGGGCCGAAAGTGAAGACGCCCGTTTCTATGGCGGGAAAACGAATCCGATGGAAAAACGGACCCGTATCCGTGCGAGAATGATCAGCCAGGCTTTGGAAGAGCTCATTGTTCATGCCGATAAGGTGATCATCATGGGGCATAGTTATCCGGATATGGATGTCATCGGTTCCTGTTTAGGGATCCGCCGCATTTCTCAGATGAACAATCGGGAAGCCTGGATAGTGTTGGATCCGCAACAATTTTCCAATGATGTGAACCGGATCATGCAGGAGATAGACAAGGATCCTTTGATTGCGAAGCGGATCATTTCGCCTGATCAAGCGATGGCGTTGGTAACGCCACAGACGCTTATCGTGATGGTTGATGTCCATCGCCCATCCATGACACCGGCACCTGGGCTTTTGAATCTGTCCAAAAAAATAGTCGTCTTGGATCATCACAGGCGCGGACAAGAGTTTCCGAAAGATTCTGTTTTGGTTTATATGGAGCCTTATGCATCCTCCACATCGGAGTTGATTGCTGAATTGTTCGAATATCAATCCAATGAGATGGATGCCATCAATAAGATAGAAGCAACCGCTATGTTGGCGGGGATCATAGTCGATACCCGCAACTTCAGTTTGAGAACCGGATCAAGAACTTTTGATGCTGCCAGTTATCTGCAGTCTAATGGAGCCGATACCGTACTGATCCAGAAATCACTGAAAGAGGACTTGGATACCTATCTGTTGCGCAGTCATTTGTTGCAGACTATGGAATTTGTGAATGGCAATCTGGCGATCGTCCATGGGGAAGATGATAAAATCTATGATACGGTCGTCGCTGCTCAAACAGCCGATACGATGTTGTCGATGGAAGCGGTAGATGCTTCATTTGTCGTCACAAAACGCCAAGACGGCAGAGTCGGCATCAGCGCCAGAAGTCTGGGCCAATACAATGTGCAGACTGTCATGGAAAAATTAGGCGGCGGTGGACATTTATCCAATGCAGCTACGCAGCTTGAGAATACGACAGTTCATGAAGTCGTTGAGAGACTGAAAGAAGTCATAAATCCAGAAAAAATCAAGGAAGGGGAATAATATATGAAAGTTGTGTTTTTAGAGGACGTTAAAGGCAAAGGTAAAAAAGGGGAAGTCAAAGATGTTGCGGATGGCTACGCTAATTTTCTGATCAAAAACCGTAAAGCTGAAGAAGCGAGCGCTGCCACTATTTCCGCATTGAAAGGCCAAAAGAAGGCTGAAGAGAAGAAGCAGGCTGAGGAGTTAGCCGCTGCCCAAGAATTAAAGGCACTTCTGGAGAAGGATGAATCAATCATCAAATTGTCCGCAAAAATTGGCGAAGATGGTCGTTTGTTTGGTTCCATAACAACGAAACAGGTTGCGGAAGCATTACAGAAGCAACACAATGTCAAATTGGATAAGCGAAAAATTGAATTAGATAGTCCTATCCGCGCATTGGGTTTCACGAAAATGCCCGTAAAAATTCATCCGGAAGTGACAGCGATGTTGACAGTGCATGTGACTGAAGGGTAATGATTTTCCAAATACAAAAGAAAGACAGGGATATCGATCTCTGTCTTTTCGTTTGTTTATGCGGATCATTGATCCTGAAGTTGTATTCAAATGACATTCGACAAAAAGGGAACAAACGTTCTTGTTTGTGAATTGTAAATGTGGCTGATTTAGAGTACAATAAGGAAGCAAAAGATGGGGAAGCCAGTAATGATTTCCTTGTCCGAATGAATCAAACCTAAAGGGTGAAAATAAAAAATGGAAGAAACACTTCAAGATCGCATACCCCCTCATAGTATAGAAGCAGAGCAATCCGTTCTGGGTTCCATTTTTTTGGATCCTGAAACGGTTGTGAATGTTTTGGAATACCTTGAAACATCTGATTTTTACCGAAAAAATCATCAGATTATTTTTGATGCGATTTTGCAATTGAACAATCGGAATGAAGCGATAGACGTCGTCACCATCGCAAATGAGTTGGATACGAAGAATCAGCTTGAAAATGCTGGCGGCATGGAGTACTTGGCCGAATTGGCGGTTGCCGTGCCCACTTCAGCCAACGTGGAATATTACGCCAAGATAGTGGAAGAGAAATCCATCTTGCGCAATCTGATCCGATCGGCTACAGAAATCGTCCGAAAAGGCTATGAAGAGGGTGATGAGCTCGCCGTCATGCTGGACAGCGCCGAACAGAATATCCTTCAGGTATCCGAACGGAGAAACCGATCCGGCTTCATCCGCATATCGGATGTCGTTTCGGCATCGCTGCAGAACATCGAATCGTTGGCTCAACAAAGCGATGACGTCACAGGGGTGCCAACAGGTTACATCGCCTTGGACAAAATGACGGCGGGCCTCCAGAAAGAAGAGCTGATCATCCTGGCAGCCCGACCGGCCGTCGGTAAGACCGCTTTTGCGCTGAACATCGCACAGAATGTCGCAACCAAAGCGGATCAGGTAGTCGCCATCTTCAGTTTGGAGATGGGGGCGGAGTCATTGGTCAACCGGATGCTGTGTGCGGAAGGGAACATCGATGCCGGCCACTTGAGGACAGGGCAGCTTTCTGAAGATGAGTGGTCCAACCTGATCATGGCGATGGGGACGCTTGGCCAGTCCAAGATCTTCATAGACGATACACCAGGTATCCGGATTGCGGAAATCAGGGCAAAAAGCCGTCGCTTGCTGCAGGAACAGGGAAAACTGGGTCTCATCGTCATCGACTATCTGCAGCTGATTGAAGGGAACAATCGCGAGAGCCGCCAACAGGAAGTTTCCGACATTTCGCGTCAATTGAAGAAGTTGGCGAAGGAACTGAAAGTACCGGTCATCGCCCTTTCCCAATTGTCCCGTGGCGTGGAGCAAAGGCAAGACAAACGTCCGGTTTTGAGCGATATCCGTGAATCGGGATCGATCGAGCAGGATGCCGATATCGTTGCTTTCCTGTACCGCGACGATTATTACGAACGTGAAGGCGGCGAAGAACCGGAACGGGATGAGCAGGAGAACAATGTCGTAGAAGTCATCATCGAAAAAAACCGGAGCGGGGCGCGGGGAACCGTAAAGCTCCTGTTCAAAAAAGAATTCAATAAATTTTCTTCGATGAGCTATATGCCGGAAATTAGCTGACCATAATGGACAAATTGTTCAGAAATGAGCGCTTTTATTTGATTCTTTATTGAAAGACATAGGTAATATTGGTAAACTAGCATAGTGTTATGAATAAATAAGATGAGGTGGAGTAAATAATGACTTCAGTAGTAGTTGTTGGGACTCAATGGGGAGACGAAGGTAAAGGGAAGATCACAGATTTCCTTAGTGAGAATGCAGAAGTAATCGCTAGATATCAAGGCGGAGACAATGCTGGCCACACAATCCAGTTTGATGGCGTTACATACAAATTGCACTTAATTCCATCCGGCATTTTTTATCCAGAAAAAATCAGTGTAATCGGAAACGGCGTAGTCGTGAATCCAAAATCATTGATCAAAGAATTGGCATATTTGAAAGATCACGGCATCAACACGGATAACTTGCGTATTTCCGACCGTGCCCACGTCATTTTGCCTTATCATATTCAATTGGATCAGCTTCAGGAGGATTCAAAAGGCGAAAACAAAATCGGTACGACCATCAAAGGTATCGGGCCAGCTTACATGGATAAAGCAGCGCGTGTCGGTATCCGGGTAGCTGATTTGTTGGACAAAGAAATCTTTGAAGAGCGCCTGAAGATCAACTTGGAAGAAAAGAATCGTCAATTTACAAAAATGTTCGATTCTGTAGAAATCAAATTCGAAGATATCTTTGAAGAGTACTATCAGTACGGGCAAGAAATCAAAAAATATGTGTGCGATACATCCGTTATCCTGAACGATGTATTGGATGCAGGCAAACGCGTCTTATTCGAAGGCGCTCAAGGGGTTATGCTGGATATCGACCAAGGTACTTATCCATTCGTGACTTCTTCCAATCCTGTTGCTGGTGGCGTAACCATCGGTAGCGGTGTGGGCCCTACCAAGATCGACAAAGTTGTCGGTGTCTGCAAAGCTTACACTTCCCGCGTCGGCGATGGCCCGTTCCCAACTGAATTGTTCGATGAAGTAGGAAGCCAAATCC is a window from the uncultured Trichococcus sp. genome containing:
- a CDS encoding adenylosuccinate synthase, translating into MTSVVVVGTQWGDEGKGKITDFLSENAEVIARYQGGDNAGHTIQFDGVTYKLHLIPSGIFYPEKISVIGNGVVVNPKSLIKELAYLKDHGINTDNLRISDRAHVILPYHIQLDQLQEDSKGENKIGTTIKGIGPAYMDKAARVGIRVADLLDKEIFEERLKINLEEKNRQFTKMFDSVEIKFEDIFEEYYQYGQEIKKYVCDTSVILNDVLDAGKRVLFEGAQGVMLDIDQGTYPFVTSSNPVAGGVTIGSGVGPTKIDKVVGVCKAYTSRVGDGPFPTELFDEVGSQIREVGREYGTTTGRPRRIGWFDAVVMRHSKRVSGITNLCLNSIDVLSGLETVKICTAYKNAEGELIYHYPASLKELAQCTPVYEELPGWSEDITGCRTLEELPENARNYVRRVQETVGVRISTFSVGPDRNQTNVLENVWASI
- the dnaB gene encoding replicative DNA helicase; translation: MEETLQDRIPPHSIEAEQSVLGSIFLDPETVVNVLEYLETSDFYRKNHQIIFDAILQLNNRNEAIDVVTIANELDTKNQLENAGGMEYLAELAVAVPTSANVEYYAKIVEEKSILRNLIRSATEIVRKGYEEGDELAVMLDSAEQNILQVSERRNRSGFIRISDVVSASLQNIESLAQQSDDVTGVPTGYIALDKMTAGLQKEELIILAARPAVGKTAFALNIAQNVATKADQVVAIFSLEMGAESLVNRMLCAEGNIDAGHLRTGQLSEDEWSNLIMAMGTLGQSKIFIDDTPGIRIAEIRAKSRRLLQEQGKLGLIVIDYLQLIEGNNRESRQQEVSDISRQLKKLAKELKVPVIALSQLSRGVEQRQDKRPVLSDIRESGSIEQDADIVAFLYRDDYYEREGGEEPERDEQENNVVEVIIEKNRSGARGTVKLLFKKEFNKFSSMSYMPEIS
- a CDS encoding DHH family phosphoesterase gives rise to the protein MKIKEKLKILPHFIKADKIKVPFLIIMFLLLVIVVLTFIADWKIGIGITLLWVGIVGFISYSSEYLIDETTQYISDLSYRIKKGEQEALIKMPIGILLYNKQEEIQWMNPYLIKYFGKKDTLGRKLNVVDEELYQLFKESQDYVIRRVKWGNHYFDMIIQEDIGVIYLMDITEYAKIEEKYKDEKFVFGNIIVDNYDEAVQSMNDRKRSNVNNYLTNQLTNWANMNNVFLKRVDDDRFIALTNMRALKKIEENNFDIINQIRERTYKQNFPLTLSMGFSYEKTFEQTNFKEVAKMAQSNIDLALARGGDQVVVRAESEDARFYGGKTNPMEKRTRIRARMISQALEELIVHADKVIIMGHSYPDMDVIGSCLGIRRISQMNNREAWIVLDPQQFSNDVNRIMQEIDKDPLIAKRIISPDQAMALVTPQTLIVMVDVHRPSMTPAPGLLNLSKKIVVLDHHRRGQEFPKDSVLVYMEPYASSTSELIAELFEYQSNEMDAINKIEATAMLAGIIVDTRNFSLRTGSRTFDAASYLQSNGADTVLIQKSLKEDLDTYLLRSHLLQTMEFVNGNLAIVHGEDDKIYDTVVAAQTADTMLSMEAVDASFVVTKRQDGRVGISARSLGQYNVQTVMEKLGGGGHLSNAATQLENTTVHEVVERLKEVINPEKIKEGE
- the rplI gene encoding 50S ribosomal protein L9 — protein: MKVVFLEDVKGKGKKGEVKDVADGYANFLIKNRKAEEASAATISALKGQKKAEEKKQAEELAAAQELKALLEKDESIIKLSAKIGEDGRLFGSITTKQVAEALQKQHNVKLDKRKIELDSPIRALGFTKMPVKIHPEVTAMLTVHVTEG